From one Triticum aestivum cultivar Chinese Spring chromosome 4B, IWGSC CS RefSeq v2.1, whole genome shotgun sequence genomic stretch:
- the LOC123090308 gene encoding aspartyl protease family protein At5g10770-like: MDFAIVLLLLILAPRMSSCTGCPSSTFDHVVNSDGALEFPLFHKDHPCVQQHYLGHRRSAGNIVQKDVPLPIDLIRNYSINNFLFLMPIKLGTPPVWNLVAVDTGASLSFVQCQPCTLRCHKQSDAGEIFDPSKSSSLTRVRCSEKFCDLIHRALRLQTKACLEEENNCLYTMTFGGSSTYSTGKLVRDRLAIGQYAKGYSFPSFLFGCSLDTEYNQYEAGILGFADEPFSFFEQVAPLVGYKAFSYCFPSDKRKAGYLSIGNYSRVSSASYTPLFLAFRRSTYALKLDEVVVNGVALVTTPAEMIVDTGAKWTLLLAHTFDQLDTVITEAMKPLKYNRNNLKGSEYMCFENDLFQPFNNWTALPAVELKFDMGVTLTLPPRGSFLIDKDFGVCSYFMRDSGLTSGVQILGNSMTRSVGVTFDIQGGRFAFRNGDC; this comes from the coding sequence ATCATGTTGTCAACTCGGATGGAGCACTTGAGTTCCCGTTGTTTCACAAGGACCATCCATGCGTCCAGCAACACtacctcggccaccggaggtcagcTGGAAACATCGTTCAGAAGGACGTTCCGCTGCCGATTGACCTGATACGGAATTACAGTATAAACAACTTCCTCTTTCTGATGCCCATCAAGCTGGGCACGCCACCGGTCTGGAATCTCGTGGCAGTTGATACTGGAGCCTCACTTTCATTTGTTCAGTGCCAACCATGCACTCTCCGGTGCCACAAGCAATCAGATGCTGGGGAAATATTCGACCCCAGCAAGTCATCGAGTTTGACGCGTGTTAGGTGCTCGGAAAAATTCTGCGACCTGATCCACCGGGCGCTACGTCTTCAAACCAAAGCATGCTTGGAAGAAGAGAACAATTGCCTTTACACCATGACGTTCGGAGGATCATCTACATATTCCACCGGCAAGCTGGTGAGAGACAGGCTCGCAATCGGCCAGTATGCCAAGGGATACAGCTTCCCTAGTTTCCTCTTCGGCTGCAGCTTGGACACAGAGTACAACCAGTATGAAGCTGGCATATTGGGATTCGCTGACGAGCCATTCTCCTTCTTTGAACAAGTAGCACCACTGGTCGGCTACAAGGCCTTTAGCTACTGCTTTCCAAGTGACAAAAGGAAGGCAGGCTACTTGTCCATCGGGAATTATAGTCGTGTCAGCTCCGCTTCCTATACTCCCTTGTTCCTGGCTTTTCGACGATCAACGTATGCACTGAAGCTGGATGAGGTGGTTGTCAATGGCGTCGCGTTGGTCACAACCCCCGCAGAAATGATTGTAGACACTGGGGCTAAATGGACACTTCTGCTGGCACATACCTTCGACCAACTTGACACGGTGATCACCGAGGCAATGAAACCTCTGAAGTATAATCGTAATAATCTCAAGGGATCAGAATATATGTGCTTTGAGAACGACCTCTTTCAACCGTTTAACAATTGGACCGCTTTGCCAGCCGTGGAGCTCAAGTTCGACATGGGTGTTACACTCACACTACCACCCCGGGGCTCATTCCTTATTGATAAGGACTTTGGAGTATGCAGCTACTTCATGAGGGATTCTGGTCTAACAAGCGGTGTTCAGATACTAGGGAACTCGATGACACGGTCGGTCGGCGTCACGTTTGACATCCAGGGTGGTCGATTTGCATTTCGAAATGGAGACTGCTGA